In the Lysinibacillus sp. PLM2 genome, one interval contains:
- a CDS encoding MBL fold metallo-hydrolase — protein MDEQLNYGNDYKFIPMTSILSGIGKEITSDIFVLTIQVVNVCFVGDKKDWTLIDAGMPKSADTIIQEAENRFGPNARPNAIVLTHGHFDHVGAVIELIKHWNVPVYAHELEIPYLTGQKKYPEADTSVEGGLVARMSFYFPNDPIHLGSHVQPLPKDGTIPGLSGWKWIPTPGHSPGHVSLFRENDRALIVGDAFVTVKQESLFKVLVQEKEISGPPRYFTINWNQARESVQKLSYLNPTIAVTGHGIPMAGEELKENLAKLAKEFDEIAKPKYGRYIHEYEN, from the coding sequence ATGGATGAGCAATTAAATTACGGTAATGATTATAAATTTATTCCGATGACCTCTATTTTAAGTGGTATAGGGAAGGAAATCACCAGTGATATTTTTGTTTTAACGATCCAAGTCGTAAATGTTTGTTTTGTTGGGGACAAAAAGGATTGGACATTAATTGATGCTGGCATGCCAAAATCGGCGGATACAATTATTCAGGAAGCTGAAAATCGATTTGGTCCAAATGCAAGACCGAATGCTATTGTTTTAACTCACGGGCATTTTGACCATGTCGGTGCTGTAATTGAGTTAATCAAACATTGGAATGTCCCAGTTTATGCACACGAATTAGAAATTCCATATCTAACGGGGCAAAAGAAATATCCAGAGGCAGATACTTCAGTGGAAGGTGGACTTGTCGCAAGAATGTCCTTTTATTTTCCAAATGATCCGATACATCTTGGTTCTCATGTACAACCATTACCGAAGGATGGAACGATTCCAGGTTTGTCAGGATGGAAGTGGATACCCACACCAGGACACTCACCGGGACATGTGTCACTATTTAGAGAAAATGACCGCGCTTTAATCGTTGGAGATGCATTCGTTACGGTTAAACAGGAATCATTATTCAAAGTTTTAGTCCAAGAGAAGGAAATTAGTGGTCCTCCTCGATACTTCACAATCAATTGGAATCAAGCAAGAGAATCCGTACAAAAGTTATCCTATCTTAACCCGACCATTGCGGTAACTGGTCATGGTATACCGATGGCTGGGGAAGAACTAAAGGAAAACTTAGCAAAACTTGCAAAAGAATTTGATGAAATAGCAAAGCCTAAATATGGACGATATATTCATGAATACGAAAATTAA
- the metA gene encoding homoserine O-succinyltransferase translates to MPINIPKNLPAGEVLRQEKIFIMEEDRAKTQEIRPLNILVFNLMPEKEKTELQLLRLLGNTPLQTNVTFLNTATYASKNVSKSHLQLFYKTFDEIKHRRFDGMIITGAPVERMEFKEVNYWDEITRVMDWAKVNVTSCMYICWGAQAALYHHFGIGKFELPKKCSGIYSHVITDLTVDLVRGFNDEFVAPHSRHTDVSLEEVRNHPDLRLLSFSEDAGAFIIQSKDTKHIMITGHLEYDAHTLADEYQRDVEKGEPVEIPVNYFPQNDPTKEPKNTWRAHSHLLFYNWLNYYVYQETPYDWHYAEDTIEYHI, encoded by the coding sequence TTGCCTATTAATATTCCTAAAAATTTACCAGCTGGAGAAGTTTTACGGCAAGAAAAGATCTTTATAATGGAAGAAGATCGAGCAAAAACACAGGAGATTCGTCCATTAAATATTTTAGTGTTTAATCTAATGCCTGAAAAAGAGAAAACAGAATTACAATTGTTACGCTTGCTTGGTAATACACCATTACAAACAAATGTGACATTTTTAAACACTGCTACGTATGCTTCGAAGAATGTCTCCAAATCTCACTTGCAATTATTTTATAAAACATTTGACGAGATTAAGCATCGCAGATTTGATGGTATGATTATCACTGGAGCTCCAGTAGAAAGAATGGAATTTAAAGAAGTAAATTATTGGGATGAAATTACAAGAGTAATGGATTGGGCAAAAGTAAATGTTACTTCCTGTATGTACATTTGTTGGGGAGCACAGGCTGCGCTATACCATCATTTTGGCATTGGCAAATTTGAATTACCAAAAAAATGTTCAGGTATCTATTCTCATGTGATTACGGATTTAACTGTTGATTTAGTACGAGGGTTTAATGATGAATTTGTTGCACCACATTCTAGACATACAGATGTGTCTCTTGAAGAAGTGCGAAACCATCCAGATTTACGATTATTAAGCTTCTCTGAAGATGCGGGTGCTTTTATTATTCAATCAAAAGATACAAAACATATTATGATTACTGGCCATCTTGAGTATGACGCACATACCTTGGCAGATGAATATCAACGTGATGTTGAAAAAGGTGAGCCGGTTGAAATACCAGTCAATTACTTCCCACAGAACGATCCAACAAAAGAACCGAAAAACACGTGGAGAGCTCATTCACATTTACTGTTTTATAACTGGTTGAACTACTATGTTTATCAAGAAACACCTTATGATTGGCATTATGCTGAGGACACAATCGAATATCATATTTAA
- a CDS encoding DNA-directed RNA polymerase sigma-70 factor: protein MQHLELSKQAINGNHASFLQILEANEDIYYRIAYSFLRNEHDALEAIQEFTYRSFKKIHTVRQPQFLSTWLIRVLLNVCHDMKKKINRIELKEDIEIIQHENLNHLELAEVIAKLPTEQQHLIYLKYYRELKNEEIAKEFNIPEGTVKSRLHATLRKLRSLFSEEGR from the coding sequence ATGCAACATTTGGAGTTAAGCAAACAAGCAATAAACGGGAATCATGCTTCCTTTCTACAAATTTTAGAAGCAAATGAGGATATTTATTATCGTATAGCATATAGCTTCTTACGTAATGAACATGATGCTCTTGAAGCTATTCAAGAATTTACTTACAGAAGTTTCAAAAAGATACATACAGTACGTCAGCCACAATTTTTATCAACATGGTTAATTCGAGTATTACTCAACGTTTGTCACGATATGAAGAAAAAAATAAATCGTATTGAACTAAAAGAAGATATTGAAATTATCCAACACGAGAATTTAAATCATTTGGAGTTAGCAGAAGTCATTGCAAAATTACCAACAGAGCAACAACATCTTATTTATCTGAAATATTATCGAGAGTTAAAAAATGAAGAAATTGCAAAAGAATTCAATATTCCAGAAGGAACTGTGAAATCAAGATTACACGCTACACTTCGAAAACTACGATCATTATTTAGCGAGGAGGGACGTTAA
- a CDS encoding membrane protein — protein sequence MLVELTALHWIYVLFIVLIIGFMVMRRDTTLISTLGIFLIAIVATADFTASVSGVFKSFVFATTELLSTILIICIIVAMSKVLQKTGINEVMVTPFTKIFKSPGLAFWTIGILMMVISWFFWPSPAVALLGAVMLPVAIRAGLPALGVAMAMNLFGHGIALSSDFIIQGAPKLTADAAGIPVTDVVMASIPLVIVMGAVTTLVAFILLKREMKRGSMEMVGTFDGEHVEEKPEDLLSLRQKQIFAVLIPVAFILDVVAMAVFNLSGGDATAIVGGTAILILLILSMFAYKNGGLEKTTSHLIEGFQFGFKVFGPVIPIAAFFYMGDAGFTTIIGDFLPTDSQGIVNDLGIALASVVPLTSEIAAITLTGVGAITGLDGSGFSGITLAGSIANLFGTAIESGTATLTALGQIAAIWVGGGTLVPWALIPAAAICNVSPFELARRNLIPVVVGLIVTTIVAMFII from the coding sequence ATGCTAGTCGAGTTAACGGCTCTTCATTGGATTTATGTACTTTTTATCGTATTAATTATTGGGTTTATGGTAATGCGTCGAGATACAACTCTTATTTCAACGTTAGGAATTTTTCTTATTGCTATTGTCGCAACAGCAGATTTTACTGCTTCGGTCAGCGGTGTGTTTAAAAGCTTTGTATTTGCAACGACCGAACTGCTTTCTACAATACTAATTATTTGTATAATTGTCGCGATGAGTAAAGTGCTGCAAAAGACCGGGATTAATGAAGTAATGGTGACCCCATTTACAAAGATTTTTAAATCACCTGGCCTAGCGTTTTGGACAATTGGGATATTGATGATGGTCATTTCTTGGTTTTTCTGGCCATCTCCAGCAGTAGCGCTTTTAGGTGCTGTTATGCTTCCAGTAGCAATACGCGCAGGTCTCCCTGCGTTAGGCGTTGCGATGGCGATGAACTTATTTGGTCATGGAATTGCCCTTTCAAGTGATTTTATCATTCAAGGTGCCCCAAAATTAACTGCTGATGCTGCTGGAATCCCGGTTACAGATGTCGTAATGGCAAGTATTCCTTTAGTAATTGTTATGGGGGCTGTTACAACACTTGTTGCATTTATCCTACTAAAAAGGGAAATGAAGCGTGGTTCCATGGAAATGGTCGGAACATTTGATGGTGAACACGTAGAAGAAAAACCAGAAGATTTATTATCATTAAGACAAAAACAAATATTTGCCGTACTAATTCCAGTTGCGTTTATACTTGATGTAGTTGCGATGGCAGTCTTTAATTTATCTGGAGGCGACGCAACGGCAATTGTTGGTGGTACAGCAATACTTATTTTATTAATATTGTCAATGTTTGCTTATAAAAACGGTGGATTAGAAAAAACAACTAGCCATCTTATTGAAGGATTTCAATTTGGTTTTAAAGTGTTCGGGCCAGTGATCCCTATTGCGGCCTTTTTCTATATGGGAGATGCTGGATTTACTACAATAATTGGAGATTTTTTACCAACTGATTCACAAGGTATTGTCAATGATCTTGGTATCGCATTAGCCTCAGTTGTACCACTTACAAGCGAAATAGCTGCGATTACATTAACAGGAGTAGGAGCTATTACAGGTTTGGATGGCTCAGGTTTTTCAGGTATAACTTTAGCAGGTTCTATTGCGAACTTGTTTGGAACAGCAATTGAAAGTGGAACAGCAACTTTAACAGCACTTGGTCAAATTGCTGCGATTTGGGTTGGTGGTGGTACACTCGTTCCTTGGGCATTAATCCCAGCAGCAGCTATTTGTAATGTTAGTCCATTTGAATTAGCAAGAAGAAATTTGATTCCTGTTGTTGTTGGTTTAATTGTTACAACAATTGTCGCGATGTTCATCATTTAA
- a CDS encoding lipase, whose translation MPIHSYILQHFEQFSDDRTNGIHSESPPNERRPDVFQIEDQQIDFASLHLPIRIYTPKDMPHYSLLVFLNGGEIISGDWESSDIACRMLASFSGYKVISIDYTPLLKKSVSATFDGSYAALKWITSNAHKFGGDHDNVSICGDSIGASLATSIIIQSIQTKDFILSNQLLFYPIIDFTNEVEKSEYLSRKMYNAKYGVDILKLMPLTTNLIPLSLLQTDKNYLSKMPKTLIFTAEYDPFCDEGELYAEKIKTAGTHIKHIRFDGNIHGFMQYFPGSPDYMRGYELSAEFLMKEEKEVIL comes from the coding sequence ATGCCCATTCATTCGTATATATTGCAACATTTTGAGCAATTTTCTGACGACAGAACAAATGGAATTCACTCCGAAAGTCCTCCTAACGAAAGAAGGCCGGATGTATTTCAAATCGAAGATCAGCAAATCGATTTCGCCTCACTTCATCTTCCAATAAGAATTTATACACCAAAGGACATGCCTCATTATTCATTGTTAGTCTTTCTAAATGGTGGAGAAATTATAAGCGGAGATTGGGAATCTTCAGACATCGCTTGTCGAATGCTTGCTTCATTTTCTGGATATAAGGTAATTTCCATAGATTATACGCCATTATTAAAAAAATCCGTAAGCGCTACCTTCGATGGAAGTTATGCTGCATTAAAGTGGATTACTTCAAATGCACATAAATTTGGAGGAGACCATGACAACGTTTCCATTTGTGGTGATAGTATTGGTGCAAGCTTAGCTACATCAATCATTATCCAATCAATCCAAACAAAGGATTTTATCCTATCTAATCAATTATTGTTTTATCCAATTATTGATTTTACTAATGAGGTTGAAAAAAGTGAATATCTTTCAAGAAAAATGTATAATGCAAAGTACGGTGTAGATATTTTAAAGCTAATGCCGCTAACGACTAATTTAATACCTTTATCGTTGCTGCAAACAGATAAAAACTATTTAAGTAAAATGCCTAAAACACTTATTTTTACCGCAGAATATGATCCTTTTTGTGATGAAGGTGAGTTATACGCAGAGAAAATTAAAACGGCAGGCACACATATTAAACATATTCGATTTGATGGAAATATACATGGTTTCATGCAATATTTTCCTGGTTCGCCTGATTACATGCGCGGATACGAATTATCAGCTGAATTTTTAAT
- the paaJ gene encoding acetyl-CoA acetyltransferase has product MVYIIEGSRTAFGSFGGSFLNTEDVNLGVSVTKEAIRRSSVNTENIDEIIFGNIIHTHKNSAYLARHIGLKSGLPQKSSALTVNRLCGSGLQAILCGAQSILLGDANIIVAGGTENMSRAPHVLRGTRFSNPNKAPEIDDMLWGTLTDEYIGCGMGITAENLAKQYQITREEQDEFALHSHMKAMKAMESGRFSKEIVPVVTKNAKGQEIVAEKDEHVRSNIDIEKMSSLKPAFLKDGTVTAGNASGINDGAAAVVVASEEAVRQYNLKPLSKIVAWAVAGVDPNIMGIGPVPAIQKVLNKSNLTLDDIDLFELNEAFAAQSLAVIKELQLDQDKINVNGGAIALGHPVGASGARITYSLAKELQLQNKKYGIASLCIGGGQGIAVLLENSLIL; this is encoded by the coding sequence ATGGTTTATATTATTGAAGGTAGCAGAACTGCCTTTGGAAGTTTTGGAGGTTCATTTTTAAACACAGAGGATGTTAATTTAGGGGTTAGTGTAACAAAAGAAGCAATTAGAAGAAGCAGCGTTAACACAGAAAACATTGATGAGATTATTTTTGGAAATATCATTCATACTCATAAAAATTCCGCTTATTTAGCTCGTCATATCGGGTTGAAAAGTGGTTTACCTCAAAAGTCATCTGCTTTAACTGTTAATCGTCTTTGTGGGTCTGGATTACAGGCAATTTTATGTGGGGCGCAATCAATATTATTAGGTGATGCCAATATCATCGTAGCTGGTGGCACAGAAAATATGTCACGAGCTCCTCATGTTTTAAGAGGGACTCGTTTTAGTAATCCGAACAAAGCACCGGAAATTGATGATATGCTTTGGGGGACATTAACAGATGAATACATTGGATGTGGAATGGGTATTACAGCAGAAAATCTTGCAAAACAATATCAAATTACTAGGGAGGAGCAGGACGAATTTGCTCTTCATTCTCACATGAAAGCGATGAAGGCGATGGAATCAGGGCGTTTTTCAAAAGAGATTGTACCCGTCGTGACGAAAAATGCAAAGGGACAGGAAATTGTTGCTGAAAAGGATGAGCATGTTCGTTCAAATATCGATATTGAAAAAATGAGTTCATTAAAACCTGCCTTTTTAAAAGATGGAACAGTGACAGCGGGAAATGCTAGTGGTATTAATGATGGAGCTGCAGCAGTTGTCGTCGCTTCTGAAGAGGCTGTTCGTCAATACAATTTAAAACCGCTATCCAAAATTGTTGCATGGGCAGTAGCAGGAGTAGACCCAAATATAATGGGAATAGGTCCAGTTCCAGCTATACAAAAAGTATTAAACAAATCAAATCTTACATTAGACGATATCGATTTATTTGAATTGAATGAAGCTTTTGCGGCCCAAAGCTTAGCTGTTATAAAGGAGCTTCAATTAGATCAAGACAAAATAAACGTTAATGGTGGGGCAATAGCGTTAGGACATCCCGTTGGAGCAAGTGGCGCACGGATCACTTATTCACTTGCAAAAGAACTTCAATTACAAAATAAGAAGTACGGAATTGCTTCTTTATGTATTGGAGGCGGGCAAGGCATTGCAGTTTTATTGGAAAATAGCTTAATCTTGTAA